From a single candidate division KSB1 bacterium genomic region:
- a CDS encoding tetratricopeptide repeat protein, which yields MKKIIINMLALLVWMILSQPLRSQQTTGVDTSRKAKIDSLLESYTIEDILNYRDFYEKQIKEFNIDKIKLRDRGIAQAEKFIANNPQSTMLDRVMIRLAELYYEAAEDDYLQRMQEYDQQMEQFESQGIDTTLVEPTKNLSRPLALYQRIIDEFPHSDLVDDALYNKAFLLEEIGQIDSALAIYQYVIDQFPESRYVPESLMRIGEYYFNPPKNEIERAIEYYKKVLQFKDSPKFDEALYRLGWSYYRLNNFPEAVSYFTLLADDIERAKSIDPRQRYSNPSLRDESLEYIGISFLDYGGTQRAVEYLNRIGGRSYGAEILKKIGDVYMYEKELYNEAIEAYHILLKMYPEHDEAPEIQEKIVACYRYMRDDRMAYVAREKLFHDYGPGSAWWQSHENERLRNKAYRIAERALRDNITLLFQRAEENNDEYLYLQAVNDSKKYISIFASDSSAPMIHWNMALVLDTKLNQKDAAFEEYMRMSDLYWNSRFQKFAAENAIALTKEMVESDTTKKKVAVDLSETDSTDRPQVGIPALQYRRLELTESEKKLIRAYNNYIKIFPHEPETFTVLSNAGAVYYNNNQFKEALRYFNTILKHFPDHPEVNNIRYIALESYFGKQDYKSAEIVARRLLKSQDISPQLERKARIRLAESIFLAAEAYANRDDHLQAGNEYLRVVREVPTAEFADLSLFNAALEFDKAREFSRAVETYNYLIETRPNSVYLLNAMNNLALDYGELNEPKNAALTYEKLASVAKDPNQAHDALFNASYFFARAEEWEDAIRVNRTFVQRFPDSKDAADLYFDIATYYLKLDKLDEANQVYGEYAVRYPNSPRVVETYFQRGEYYRAKNQFDRAINEYRLAVEKNEELAKKNLERNDYFAAEALFQMTQLKYDEYDKIEFQLPQARLEEAKKKKKELLMQIVDGYTKVAAYGTVRLYEATWHIGRSYEEFASTWGKQEIPPMEQTRRIIAQKQINEATVELYGKAEQSYKQAIQILSRLAKQYETSLIKNDTLSAAGASRDFVREDSTLHVARRWIERCKEKVSEVIYDAAELNFSTVDAFLQAPIPDGLNHVAEMEYRRQVLGKAITPLISEIIDAHRRNIQEAWNLGIENQWVKLSRKKILSANNLLAAEYQKLAQKSLELYEANLESYKQLVDRAEPGVDPAIFSDQLANLVDFSRAFAKMTAEIYQKTLEKAVQLNISDPLVAETRELMLRDLFVIAQRTQELADTLRANRKRYERLFRASNNINYEDALFTLEDNYLSLKEATVTLLELGLQLSQKLQLNNAWVPQIKLALVHANPEQYAALINLSVKTEQIVSDESWRATHRYVEGWVNPDFDDRTWDRASYVVRSSDRRHNSLTGIWLMVADSAGAQISGDSLLQTRSSEHPPSDRTTLKPSRQVFFRTSFQIEGLPVSAVIKLIVDDSYNLFCNGEYIAAVTSSESNWQIEHVHQLTDNLMEGNNELAIEAIDNDGSSGGLIAVLTLKSLPGWADKQQQIQLEASHYKVRQNLIMDKYIIMH from the coding sequence ATGAAAAAAATAATCATTAACATGTTGGCGCTATTGGTGTGGATGATCTTGTCGCAACCGCTACGGTCACAGCAAACGACGGGGGTGGATACCAGCCGCAAAGCAAAGATCGACTCGTTATTAGAATCCTACACTATCGAAGATATCCTGAACTATCGGGATTTCTACGAGAAGCAGATCAAGGAATTTAATATTGACAAGATAAAATTGCGTGATCGAGGGATTGCACAAGCTGAAAAGTTTATCGCCAATAATCCCCAGAGCACCATGTTGGATCGTGTGATGATTCGGCTGGCAGAATTATACTACGAAGCGGCTGAAGATGATTACTTGCAGCGGATGCAAGAATACGATCAACAGATGGAGCAGTTTGAGTCGCAAGGAATAGACACCACCCTTGTGGAGCCCACCAAAAATTTAAGCCGTCCCCTGGCTTTATATCAAAGGATTATCGATGAATTTCCTCATAGTGACTTGGTTGATGATGCGCTTTACAATAAGGCATTTTTATTAGAAGAGATCGGTCAAATTGATTCAGCTTTGGCGATTTATCAATATGTGATCGACCAGTTTCCTGAGAGCCGCTATGTCCCAGAATCGTTGATGCGGATCGGCGAGTACTATTTCAATCCGCCCAAAAATGAAATTGAACGGGCGATCGAGTATTATAAGAAGGTGCTTCAGTTCAAAGATAGCCCCAAATTTGATGAGGCGCTGTATCGACTGGGGTGGAGCTATTATCGGTTGAATAATTTCCCCGAAGCAGTCTCCTATTTTACGCTTCTGGCCGATGACATTGAGCGTGCCAAATCGATCGATCCGCGCCAGCGCTATTCTAATCCCAGCTTGCGGGATGAATCTCTCGAATATATCGGAATTAGCTTTTTGGACTATGGGGGGACTCAACGGGCGGTTGAATACCTGAACCGAATTGGTGGTCGAAGTTATGGTGCTGAGATCCTGAAGAAGATCGGCGACGTGTATATGTATGAAAAGGAGCTTTACAATGAAGCGATTGAGGCTTATCATATTTTGCTGAAGATGTACCCTGAACACGATGAAGCGCCGGAAATTCAGGAGAAGATCGTTGCCTGTTATCGCTACATGAGGGACGACAGAATGGCGTATGTGGCGAGGGAAAAGCTATTTCATGATTATGGCCCAGGCAGCGCCTGGTGGCAGTCTCATGAAAATGAACGGCTGCGCAATAAGGCCTACCGAATTGCCGAGCGCGCACTGAGAGACAATATCACCCTCCTGTTTCAGCGGGCTGAGGAGAATAATGACGAATATCTCTATCTTCAAGCAGTGAATGATAGCAAAAAATATATCAGCATTTTTGCCTCCGATAGCAGTGCCCCGATGATCCATTGGAATATGGCCCTGGTCTTAGACACCAAATTGAATCAAAAGGACGCGGCGTTTGAAGAGTACATGCGCATGAGTGATCTGTATTGGAATAGCCGCTTTCAAAAATTCGCCGCTGAGAACGCCATCGCCTTGACCAAGGAAATGGTTGAAAGTGACACCACTAAAAAGAAGGTGGCAGTTGATCTGAGCGAAACAGATTCCACGGATCGCCCACAGGTCGGCATACCAGCATTGCAATATCGGAGATTGGAGCTGACTGAGAGTGAGAAAAAGCTGATTCGCGCTTATAACAATTACATCAAAATTTTTCCCCATGAGCCAGAGACGTTTACGGTATTGTCCAATGCCGGTGCTGTCTATTATAACAACAATCAGTTCAAGGAGGCGTTGCGGTACTTCAATACGATTTTGAAGCATTTTCCCGATCATCCAGAGGTGAATAACATTCGATATATTGCGCTGGAAAGCTATTTTGGGAAACAGGATTATAAAAGTGCCGAGATAGTGGCGCGTCGGTTGCTAAAAAGCCAGGATATTTCGCCGCAATTAGAGAGGAAAGCCAGAATCCGGCTGGCAGAGTCCATTTTTCTTGCGGCTGAAGCCTATGCGAATCGCGACGATCATCTCCAAGCTGGCAACGAATATTTGCGCGTTGTGCGTGAGGTTCCCACCGCGGAGTTTGCTGATCTCAGCCTATTCAACGCGGCACTCGAGTTTGACAAAGCCAGAGAATTCAGTCGGGCAGTGGAGACTTATAATTATCTGATTGAGACGCGACCGAATTCTGTTTATCTTTTGAATGCCATGAACAATCTGGCGTTAGATTATGGGGAATTGAATGAGCCCAAAAATGCAGCGCTTACCTATGAGAAATTGGCCTCGGTCGCGAAGGATCCTAACCAAGCGCATGATGCTTTGTTCAACGCCAGCTACTTTTTTGCTCGCGCAGAGGAATGGGAAGATGCGATCCGGGTCAATCGAACATTTGTGCAGCGGTTCCCTGATTCAAAAGATGCGGCAGATTTGTATTTTGATATCGCAACATATTATTTGAAATTGGATAAATTGGATGAAGCCAATCAGGTGTATGGCGAGTATGCTGTCCGGTATCCCAATTCGCCACGGGTCGTTGAGACCTATTTTCAACGAGGCGAATATTATCGGGCCAAGAATCAATTCGATCGAGCGATCAACGAATATCGCCTGGCTGTGGAAAAGAACGAGGAGTTAGCGAAGAAAAATCTGGAGCGAAACGATTATTTTGCAGCTGAAGCGTTGTTTCAAATGACCCAATTAAAATATGATGAGTACGACAAAATAGAATTTCAATTGCCGCAAGCCCGTTTAGAAGAGGCAAAAAAGAAGAAGAAAGAATTGTTAATGCAGATCGTGGATGGCTATACCAAGGTTGCCGCTTATGGGACGGTTCGATTATATGAAGCAACTTGGCATATCGGCCGAAGCTATGAGGAGTTTGCATCGACCTGGGGGAAACAAGAGATCCCACCCATGGAACAAACACGCCGGATCATTGCCCAAAAACAGATCAATGAGGCAACAGTGGAATTGTATGGGAAAGCTGAGCAGTCTTATAAACAAGCCATTCAAATTCTGAGCCGACTGGCGAAGCAATATGAAACCTCTTTGATCAAAAATGACACCCTCTCTGCAGCAGGGGCGTCGCGAGATTTTGTTCGGGAGGATAGTACGCTCCATGTCGCTCGTCGTTGGATTGAGCGCTGCAAAGAAAAGGTCTCTGAAGTGATCTATGATGCAGCAGAATTGAATTTTTCAACAGTGGATGCATTTTTGCAAGCGCCGATCCCAGATGGGTTGAATCATGTGGCTGAGATGGAATATCGCAGGCAAGTGCTGGGCAAAGCCATTACACCGTTGATTTCGGAGATCATTGACGCCCATCGCCGCAATATTCAGGAGGCATGGAATTTAGGGATCGAAAATCAATGGGTCAAACTCTCGCGAAAGAAAATTTTGTCAGCCAATAATTTGCTGGCGGCTGAATATCAAAAATTAGCCCAAAAATCTCTGGAGTTATATGAAGCAAATCTGGAATCTTACAAACAATTAGTTGACCGCGCTGAACCAGGTGTTGATCCAGCTATCTTTTCTGATCAGTTAGCAAATCTCGTCGATTTTAGTCGCGCTTTTGCCAAGATGACCGCTGAAATATATCAAAAGACTTTGGAGAAAGCAGTACAATTGAACATCAGCGATCCTTTGGTTGCTGAAACGCGTGAGCTTATGTTACGAGATCTGTTCGTAATTGCACAGCGTACCCAGGAGTTGGCCGATACTTTGCGGGCTAATCGGAAAAGGTACGAGCGACTGTTTAGAGCCAGCAATAATATCAATTATGAGGATGCACTGTTCACATTAGAAGATAATTATTTATCGTTGAAAGAGGCTACCGTAACGTTATTAGAATTGGGACTCCAGCTTTCCCAAAAATTGCAACTAAATAACGCCTGGGTGCCGCAAATTAAGCTTGCTTTAGTGCACGCAAATCCTGAACAATATGCCGCATTGATCAATTTATCAGTGAAAACCGAACAAATTGTAAGCGACGAAAGTTGGCGCGCCACTCATCGGTATGTCGAGGGATGGGTAAATCCAGATTTTGATGATCGAACCTGGGATCGAGCAAGCTATGTGGTGCGCTCGTCAGATCGTCGCCACAATTCACTTACAGGTATTTGGTTGATGGTTGCCGATAGTGCGGGAGCCCAAATTTCTGGTGATTCGCTACTTCAAACGCGATCTTCGGAACATCCTCCATCAGATCGAACCACCTTGAAGCCGAGTCGACAGGTATTTTTTAGAACATCGTTCCAGATTGAAGGATTGCCCGTGTCAGCCGTGATCAAACTCATTGTGGATGATTCATATAATTTATTCTGCAATGGGGAATATATTGCCGCTGTAACAAGCAGCGAATCGAATTGGCAGATCGAACATGTGCATCAATTGACTGACAATCTGATGGAGGGGAATAATGAATTGGCGATTGAGGCGATTGATAATGATGGCAGCTCTGGCGGGCTGATTGCGGTGCTGACTTTAAAATCATTGCCTGGCTGGGCCGATAAGCAGCAACAGATCCAGCTCGAGGCAAGTCATTACAAGGTGAGACAAAATTTGATAATGGATAAATACATCATCATGCATTAA
- a CDS encoding LysM peptidoglycan-binding domain-containing protein translates to MKNRTQIASAFALVLSLLLLFSFSSFAQEKMTMDEYNAKLAEYQKREADAKAELAKCNADVEALNQQIAEVDQQIASVWKEIYALLGTDEASVKAFRATLNELEGKVDALAALSSEELFKRRAEINELEKQLNQLKTNKIALLSEMQDKIATIEGKIAQLRANLPKADFDEYTVVKGDYLWKIAGKPAIYNDPYQWIRIYTYNRDQIKDPDLIYPNQIFKIQRSAADNEYIVVKGDWLAKIAGKPEIYNDPTKWTKIFEANKDVIKDKNLIYPHQVLILPDK, encoded by the coding sequence ATGAAAAATAGAACCCAAATCGCATCCGCTTTCGCTCTGGTTTTAAGTCTGCTTTTGTTATTCAGTTTTTCTTCCTTTGCTCAAGAAAAGATGACAATGGACGAATACAACGCTAAATTAGCGGAATATCAAAAGCGAGAAGCCGATGCCAAAGCGGAGCTTGCTAAATGTAATGCTGATGTCGAAGCGCTCAATCAGCAGATTGCTGAAGTCGATCAGCAAATTGCCAGTGTCTGGAAAGAAATCTATGCTTTGCTCGGAACTGATGAAGCGAGCGTAAAGGCGTTTCGAGCAACACTGAATGAATTGGAGGGAAAAGTTGATGCGCTGGCAGCTCTTTCCTCGGAAGAATTATTCAAGCGCCGTGCAGAAATCAATGAACTTGAAAAACAGCTCAACCAGCTTAAAACTAATAAAATCGCTTTGCTGAGCGAAATGCAAGATAAAATCGCCACCATTGAAGGAAAAATCGCACAGTTGCGTGCCAACCTTCCAAAGGCTGATTTCGATGAATACACGGTAGTGAAAGGCGACTACCTGTGGAAGATTGCTGGCAAGCCTGCTATTTATAACGATCCTTATCAATGGATTAGAATCTACACCTATAATCGCGATCAAATCAAAGATCCAGATTTAATCTATCCAAATCAGATTTTCAAAATCCAAAGAAGCGCTGCTGACAACGAATATATCGTGGTGAAGGGAGATTGGCTGGCAAAGATCGCTGGGAAGCCAGAAATTTACAATGATCCAACCAAATGGACCAAAATCTTTGAAGCCAACAAAGACGTGATCAAGGATAAAAACCTTATCTACCCGCACCAGGTATTGATTCTGCCAGACAAATAA
- a CDS encoding biopolymer transporter ExbD: MAFRPSFRRSVEPEDIELNMTPVMNLMVCMIPLLLSTAQLIKIGVIDLNLPPAVGTSVSQLEAPKEVQKKLDLAITITNQGFYISSSLAILKSTDGQGPTVPLKPDGQYDFETLSRKLFEIKKQALGSFSDTENIIIQAEPDIQYQLLVDTMDAARSIKIEDRNYTLFPEVSLASGVI, encoded by the coding sequence ATGGCATTTAGACCATCATTTCGAAGATCTGTTGAACCAGAGGATATTGAGCTCAACATGACTCCTGTCATGAACCTGATGGTGTGCATGATCCCATTGTTGCTCTCAACAGCGCAACTGATAAAAATCGGCGTGATCGATTTGAACCTGCCCCCAGCAGTGGGGACCAGCGTGTCCCAGTTGGAAGCGCCTAAGGAGGTTCAAAAAAAGCTTGATCTGGCGATCACGATCACCAATCAGGGCTTTTATATTTCGAGCTCGTTGGCGATCCTGAAAAGCACGGATGGTCAAGGGCCAACTGTTCCTTTGAAGCCCGATGGCCAATATGATTTTGAAACGCTTTCGCGAAAATTGTTCGAAATTAAAAAGCAAGCGCTCGGCAGTTTTAGCGATACCGAAAATATCATCATCCAAGCAGAACCTGATATCCAATATCAGCTACTGGTCGATACCATGGATGCTGCTCGGTCAATTAAAATCGAAGATCGTAACTATACGCTGTTCCCTGAAGTATCGCTGGCCTCTGGGGTGATATGA
- a CDS encoding AgmX/PglI C-terminal domain-containing protein, whose protein sequence is MNQLRERRGYEHANNDQDWPIAIAGGLARLPKEYQRNLIAVIDKRFLLIWFMSFIIHFSAASYFALHPPETGYKQHEIDRIQKQFATYLLERTPQKLISEPALSLQAPVEADLDGRLIAGAKRGSSSGRVSNAGASGGSGSLLSGANKSGNGTPYGIGTSSRDQISQEVSSKGLLGLLTGSGSNAQGNEVADVLGEAGNNQADLDKVLGKLDGLKTSGRPGGSSSINPANSRITQTGSRPVETQGIEQIFGGKETIASAEIQRSNKIVLEQISEIADERGVKSQSRDPDQVSEVVNRHNASIQYCYQRELKVNPDLKGKLVVRFTIDPSGRVKDVNVLSSTLNSPSIERCVISRIKRWDDFGAIDPARGDAIFRQVYTFGY, encoded by the coding sequence GTGAATCAACTGCGCGAAAGGCGTGGATACGAGCACGCTAATAATGATCAAGACTGGCCAATTGCGATCGCAGGGGGACTGGCCCGGCTTCCCAAAGAATATCAGCGGAACCTTATTGCCGTTATCGATAAGAGATTTTTGTTGATTTGGTTCATGAGTTTTATCATTCATTTTAGTGCGGCGAGCTATTTTGCTCTTCACCCTCCTGAAACTGGATATAAACAGCATGAGATCGATCGCATCCAGAAACAATTTGCCACCTACTTATTAGAACGGACGCCACAAAAACTGATCTCAGAACCAGCACTCAGTTTGCAAGCCCCGGTTGAAGCTGATTTGGATGGAAGATTGATTGCTGGCGCTAAACGAGGTTCGTCAAGCGGGAGGGTTTCGAATGCAGGAGCATCAGGAGGATCTGGCAGCTTGCTGAGCGGCGCGAATAAGTCGGGAAACGGTACGCCGTATGGAATTGGAACGTCATCTCGGGATCAGATCTCCCAAGAAGTGAGCTCGAAAGGGTTATTAGGATTGCTCACAGGTTCGGGGAGTAATGCGCAAGGAAATGAAGTGGCCGATGTTCTTGGTGAAGCAGGCAACAACCAGGCTGATTTGGACAAAGTGTTGGGCAAGTTGGATGGATTGAAAACATCTGGTCGACCTGGGGGATCGTCCTCAATTAACCCTGCAAACAGCAGGATCACGCAAACAGGCTCTCGGCCGGTTGAAACTCAAGGGATCGAGCAGATTTTCGGGGGCAAAGAAACCATTGCCAGCGCTGAAATTCAACGCAGTAATAAAATTGTGCTCGAACAAATTTCCGAAATTGCTGATGAGCGAGGCGTCAAATCTCAGAGCCGAGATCCAGACCAAGTGTCTGAAGTGGTGAATCGCCACAATGCTTCGATTCAGTATTGTTACCAACGTGAGCTAAAAGTGAATCCAGACTTGAAAGGGAAACTGGTGGTGAGATTTACCATTGATCCATCTGGCCGAGTGAAAGATGTAAACGTTCTTTCATCGACATTGAACAGCCCAAGCATTGAACGGTGTGTAATCAGCCGGATCAAACGCTGGGATGATTTTGGAGCGATTGATCCTGCCAGAGGGGATGCAATATTTCGGCAGGTCTATACTTTTGGCTATTAG
- the aspS gene encoding aspartate--tRNA ligase → MKFKRTHTCGELNKSHENQQVVLQGWVDRRRDHGSLTFIDLRDIYGKTQIVFDPSHSDAAAHVRELKTEYVISVVGRVRQRPPGMVNPQLATGEIEVVADEYEILNPAKTPPFLIVDNVDASEELRFKYRYLDLRRPEMQRNMLIRHRTAQLVRQYLSSHGFFEIETPYLMRSTPEGARDYLVPSRIHKGKFYALPQSPQTYKQILMVAGYDRYFQIVKCFRDEDLRADRQPEFTQIDLELSFVDEEDIFRLAEGLMQHIFSAILDVHLPAPFPILNYDEAISRYGTDKPDLRFDLSIKDISQYVANCDFKVFSNVVASNGIVGGINLKGRAHYSRKQLDTLNQFVMDLGGKGVLFAKVTSDGWDSSIRKYLADGMVEQINRSMQAEPGDLLLFMAGERKSTLDLLGRLRVKLAADEGMIDEHQFCPLWVVNFPLLEYDNESGRYVAMHHPFTTPRTDDLSLLDSDPGRVRARAYDLVMNGYEIAGGSIRNYQYDSQMKIFSLLKIDKAEAEEKFGFLLEALQYGAPPHGGIAFGFDRLVMILAGRNSIRDVIPFPKTTSALSLMDNSPSEVTPEQLKELGLKLDI, encoded by the coding sequence TTGAAATTTAAACGAACACATACTTGTGGTGAACTAAATAAGTCACATGAGAATCAACAAGTCGTTCTTCAAGGGTGGGTGGATCGGCGGCGCGATCATGGCAGTTTGACCTTTATCGATCTGCGGGATATCTACGGCAAAACCCAAATTGTTTTTGATCCCTCGCATAGCGATGCGGCTGCGCATGTTCGTGAATTGAAGACAGAATACGTGATTAGCGTTGTTGGTCGAGTTCGGCAGCGGCCGCCGGGCATGGTAAATCCCCAATTAGCCACCGGAGAAATCGAGGTGGTGGCTGATGAATACGAGATCTTGAATCCCGCCAAAACGCCGCCTTTTTTAATTGTCGATAATGTTGATGCCTCGGAAGAGCTGCGTTTTAAATATCGCTATCTTGACCTTAGGCGGCCTGAAATGCAACGAAATATGCTGATCCGACATCGGACCGCTCAATTGGTACGCCAATATCTGAGTTCCCATGGCTTTTTTGAGATCGAGACACCCTATTTGATGCGAAGTACGCCAGAAGGGGCTCGGGATTATCTGGTGCCAAGCCGCATTCATAAGGGAAAATTTTATGCATTGCCTCAATCCCCACAAACTTATAAACAGATTCTGATGGTTGCTGGTTATGATCGTTATTTTCAGATCGTTAAATGTTTTCGGGACGAAGACCTCCGAGCGGATCGCCAGCCAGAATTCACTCAAATAGATTTAGAATTATCCTTCGTCGATGAAGAAGATATTTTTCGCCTGGCTGAGGGGCTGATGCAACACATTTTTTCCGCTATACTGGATGTTCATTTGCCAGCTCCTTTTCCAATACTGAATTACGATGAGGCGATATCGCGCTATGGTACCGACAAGCCAGATCTACGTTTTGACCTATCGATCAAAGATATTAGCCAATACGTTGCGAATTGTGATTTCAAGGTGTTCTCGAATGTCGTGGCATCGAATGGGATCGTTGGGGGGATCAATTTAAAGGGCCGAGCCCATTATTCCCGAAAACAGCTCGATACCCTCAACCAATTTGTGATGGATCTGGGCGGCAAAGGGGTATTGTTTGCGAAGGTCACATCGGATGGTTGGGACAGCTCAATCCGTAAGTATTTGGCAGATGGTATGGTTGAGCAGATCAATCGGAGCATGCAGGCCGAACCAGGGGATTTGTTGCTATTTATGGCGGGCGAGCGAAAGTCAACCTTGGACCTATTGGGTCGATTACGTGTAAAGCTGGCGGCGGATGAAGGCATGATCGATGAACATCAGTTCTGTCCGCTCTGGGTAGTAAATTTCCCTCTTTTGGAATATGATAATGAATCTGGCCGATATGTGGCGATGCATCATCCTTTTACAACCCCAAGAACCGACGATTTGAGCCTGCTCGATAGCGATCCGGGTCGGGTTCGCGCTCGAGCCTATGATTTGGTGATGAATGGTTATGAGATTGCAGGGGGAAGCATTCGAAATTACCAATACGATAGCCAGATGAAGATCTTTTCGCTATTGAAGATTGACAAAGCTGAGGCAGAAGAGAAATTTGGCTTTTTGTTGGAGGCACTTCAGTATGGTGCCCCTCCGCACGGCGGCATCGCCTTCGGCTTTGATCGGTTGGTCATGATTCTGGCTGGGAGAAATTCAATTCGAGATGTGATTCCGTTTCCGAAGACCACGAGTGCGCTGTCTTTAATGGATAATTCGCCGTCTGAGGTTACACCCGAACAGTTGAAAGAATTAGGATTGAAGCTTGATATTTAA
- a CDS encoding MotA/TolQ/ExbB proton channel family protein, with protein MAEVLKNFSTNSTGWGFMWLLLLVAVFAVAIAIERAYFIMVRSNINAPKFMAEIRKLVKAGDYQQALLLCQSARDKALAQVVMAGLRKVSESDTIEFRAIQNSVDEGTLEVIPKLQERTGLLSVLANVATLLGLMGTIYGLIAAFKAVSAPGIDATEKSRMLAAGISVAMNTTLVGLAIAIPSILVYTFLHNKTVKIIDEIDEHTVKLINLITGNQ; from the coding sequence ATGGCTGAGGTTTTGAAGAATTTCAGTACCAATTCAACTGGGTGGGGGTTCATGTGGTTGCTACTTTTGGTTGCGGTATTCGCTGTGGCCATAGCGATCGAACGTGCTTACTTTATTATGGTCCGCTCAAACATAAATGCTCCGAAGTTCATGGCCGAGATCCGCAAATTGGTCAAGGCGGGCGATTACCAGCAGGCATTGCTGCTTTGCCAGTCGGCGCGCGACAAGGCGCTAGCCCAGGTGGTCATGGCTGGATTGCGGAAAGTAAGCGAAAGTGATACCATCGAATTTCGCGCCATCCAAAATTCAGTCGATGAGGGGACTTTGGAAGTGATCCCCAAACTTCAAGAGCGGACTGGATTGTTGTCGGTATTAGCCAATGTTGCCACGCTTTTGGGTTTGATGGGGACAATTTATGGACTGATTGCGGCATTCAAAGCGGTTTCAGCACCTGGGATCGACGCCACTGAAAAATCTCGAATGTTGGCAGCAGGCATTTCGGTAGCCATGAATACAACCCTGGTCGGGTTAGCGATCGCCATCCCTAGCATTCTCGTTTATACTTTTTTACATAACAAGACCGTTAAAATCATCGATGAAATTGACGAACACACCGTGAAGCTTATTAATTTAATCACAGGGAATCAATAA
- a CDS encoding biopolymer transporter ExbD, whose protein sequence is MAFIPSRRKKHDTNPGKIRVNLTSMMDMFTIILVFLLKNYSTEGLLIQPSEYLTLPTSTIERSPEVALDLVISKEWVMLNHEPIEKVANIMASDGLLIEPLQQKLLMYAREAKKMEVAYGTKFSGKVTIQGDKEIPYRLLVKVMATCGRSEYPNMRLVVYRKEA, encoded by the coding sequence ATGGCATTTATTCCGTCCCGAAGAAAGAAACATGATACCAATCCGGGGAAAATTCGGGTGAATTTGACCTCGATGATGGACATGTTTACCATAATTTTGGTGTTTTTGCTCAAGAACTATTCTACAGAAGGTTTGCTGATACAACCTTCGGAATATTTGACTTTGCCGACTTCCACCATTGAAAGGTCGCCTGAGGTAGCACTGGATTTAGTGATTTCCAAAGAATGGGTCATGCTGAATCATGAGCCCATCGAGAAAGTCGCAAATATCATGGCCAGTGATGGGTTGTTAATTGAACCATTACAGCAGAAGTTGCTAATGTATGCCCGAGAAGCAAAAAAGATGGAAGTAGCATATGGGACCAAATTTTCGGGCAAGGTGACGATTCAGGGTGATAAAGAAATTCCGTATCGATTGCTGGTAAAAGTGATGGCTACGTGCGGAAGATCCGAATATCCTAATATGCGACTCGTTGTTTATAGGAAAGAGGCTTAA